The Deinococcus cellulosilyticus NBRC 106333 = KACC 11606 DNA window GAAAGCCTCAAAAGTTCATCCAGTAGATCCTCAGAGGACAACATGACCACTTTCACTGCCTATGTGGATGGCTCCTACTCCCCAGAGAAACACCTTGCTGCAGCTGCATGGGTAATCCTGCAAGACGACGAGCCCATCCACCAGGGAAAAGAACTCGTTCTGGAGGAACTCAGTTCAAGAAACATCACTGGTGAACTTCAAGCTGCCATCAAGGTGATCGACTACTGTGAAGCCAAAGGCATTCAAGACATCACCATTTTCCATGACCTGGAAGGTACAGGATACTGGGCTCGGGGAGAATGGAAACGCAAAAAGCCAGTCACACAAGCCTTTTACAGCAGAGTCCAAGACAGTACCGTCAGAATCAATTTCCAGTGGATTCAAGGACACTCAGGTCATTTCTGGAATGAGACAGTAGATCAGATGGCCCGCAAACTGTTGGAATAACCAAATCTACTCCAGCACCTTCACGCCCGAGCTGAAACGGTCCAAAGCCAACACAGCCCTGGCGTGATCCTCCTCACGCACGAAAGCCGTGATCAACCCCCGAGACACCACCGTCACCACCCAAACATCCCAACTCAACGCCTCCACCTCAAGATCCCGCAACACCCCCAACTCCACCAGAGAGCCAAAATCACACATTGAATTCAAGACGTCCTCGCTGGGCATGATCACCTTTCAAAACATCAATTCAAAGAAGCCAGCACCAACCGCGCCTGACGCTCATACCGCCTCGGCACATACGACCAGCCCAGAACCTGAAACTTCACTGGAGCCACCTCCAACACGGCAGCCACAGCTTCCGGGCCCAGAAGCCCCAGGCACACCAGGTCTTCCTCTGGAATGGATTTCATGATTTGCATTGATTCAGCGAGTGTGAAACGCAAACGCAGGATTGCAGGCATGGAGTCAAAATAGTGCACAACTGGTCATTTGCGGGTGACCCTGGGGTTGTCAAAAAAAACCCGAAAACGTCGTGTTTTCGGGCATGTTGCAAACAAAAAAGGCAACCCTGAGCATATCAAGGCTGCTTGCAAACAGAGAGTCAGATAAATGGTTTTTCTGGCAACAAATCAACAGAGGCTGCAATGATCAGGATCTCCAGAAAGGGTGACGCTGGAGAACGTTTTTTTCGCAGCGACAGGAGTTGCCAGGAGTCCTAGAATCAGACTGCACATCAAAACTGCTTTCAGCACACCATTCCTCATACCCTCAGGGTATCTCGGAACAGGCCTGCAACCCCATAAATTTGTTGCCAGCTATTTAATGTTCGCTTTTAAGGCCTGAACCACGGGGGAATAAATCACATGTGGATTTCCAAGCGTCTCCAACGCAGTTTTGTGCCGGGTCGAGGTGTAACGAACTTCGGATGGCATCGGATTGCCTTGCAACAATTCCAGAGCATACTGCGCCATACTACGTCTGGGATAGCGTTTCAGCACCTTCCCTGCGTGCACAGCCTGCGTTTCATGCACCACAATGAACTCACGCAAATATGGTTCCAGGTCCGGGTGCTTCTCAGAAAGCAGATAAAGAGTGACAGGCGTGAAATCTCTCATCCACCACAACAAAAATGCACGCTGGTAATCCTTCAGTGCAGAATACTGTTGCAGCAGAGTCTTATAGGCATTTTGGAACTCCTCACCACGCTCCAAAGCCGGTAGATTCGCATAAATCTGAATTGCTGTTGCAAAGAAAACCATGTTGATCAAACTGATGCCACTCGCGCTGGCATCCAGGCCTGTCCGCAGTTCATTCATGGCTTCCAGGTCATGGTTCATTGAGAGCGCGAGGGCGGTTGCAGCTTTAAGCATGAACCAGGTGATGCCTCTGCCTTTACTTGACCCAACTACCCTCTGCAAATCCTCCAGAAGTTGCGCACGTTTAAGCCGGTGATCGCGCACATGGTGAGAAGGCAAATTCAAATTGAACTCCCTGCCCAATCGCCTCAGCAACCTGAACGCCTGCGCCACTCGGGGCAGGGAAAAAGCAGCAGGTGCGTCCACAGCAGGCACCCGGCCCATATGTAAAGCGACCAGTGTGACCCTTGCCCATTCAGGCAACTGCTCTGGCACATCCCCCAACAGCCAGGAAAGAATACTTGCAAAACTCAAGCTGTTCACCTGCAACATGCTGTTGGGTTGTGAAGCCTGCGCCACCTGAAAATACAGACTGCGTGCAGCCTGCAAGTCATCGTTCACCATGTGCATGTATGCCGTTTCATACAGCACCACCAGGCGCGAGTGAGGATCACCGAGCACATCAGCCATCTGCAAAGCTTTGAAGTACATCTCCTGGGCAACAGCTTTCTTTTTCAAAACGTTTGCAGCAATCCCAATGGTCAGGTATGCACGATACATGGCTTCCAGGTTGGTGGTGTCTGCACCCAAAGTCCAGTCTGGCCGGAAACTGTCTGCAATGTACTGCAATTGGTCTTCATGCCCCTCAGCGCAAAGCAGCGCGAAATAAGTTGCTTTGCAGAGTGGGCAACGTGGGTGCTGGTAAACCTTGGCTTTTGCATCAGCATGCTGCCCAAATCGCAGCATAATTCGAGCGAGACGGGCATCACGAATGCTGCTCACAGGAAGTTCTTCCAGAGTCTGCTGGAGCTCAGGGAGCCGCTTTTCCTCCTCCACTTGCATGTAAAACTCATTCCACTCCTTGGGACAGCGGATCAAGTGTGCAAGTTCAATGGGGCTGGGGAAAGGCGTCATGTGTCTTTCAATGTACTCGATTCATCATTACAGCGTTCATGTCTTCCCATAAGGGAAATCCCCAATTAAAACACATGACTGACAACAACAAGCACAATGCTGATGCTGTCAACACCCACTGCTCTTTCTTATTCCGCTGATGGTCCTTATGCTGGGGCAAAGACCCACAAGGACACCCCCATGACCCAGAGAAAGAAACTGCTGAAACCCAGACTCCACGGTGAAGGCCAGATCCGAGAACGCAGCGACGGCAGGCTCGAATACCGCTTTTACGTCAAAGACCACAGCACCGGAAAGTCCGTCCGCAAAAGCGTCATTGCCCGGACCGAAAAAGAGCTCCTCGAAAAAATGCGGGCCGCTCAAATCGAAAACGCACAGGGAAAAAACTTCCAGAAGCTCAAAATCACCCTGGAAGAATGGCTCACCCAGCACGCCGAATCCCGCAAAACCAGCACAAGACCCAACACCCAAACCCAATACGGCCTGTACATCAAATACATCAGCAGCATCGGCAAGATCCCCCTGCAAGACGTCACCACCCAGATCCTCGACAACATGTACCAGGAGATGGCCAGGGCTGGATACTCCAAAAGCAGCATCACCCACACCCGCAGTTTCATCAACGCAGCCTTCAAACGCGCCATCAAATACGGCCTCTTACAGCACAATCCCAACACCAACACCGAAATTCCCGCAGTCCAACAAACCAAAATTGCCAAAGCCGTACCCCAAGAAGAAATCCACACCCTTCTGGAAATCGCCAAAACCACAAGGTATTACACCCTCCTCTACACCATCATCAGCACCGGCATGCGGCACGGCGAAGCCCTGGGCCTCAAATGGAGTGACTTCGACTGGCACGAAAAAAGCGTCACCCTGGAGCGCGCCGTCATCCTGGTGCAGCACAAAGTCGCAGTCAGTGGCCTCAAAACCAGCAATAGCGCCAGAACCGTGTACCTCCACGACCACCTGATTCAGGTGCTGCAGGAACACCAGCAACAACAAGAAGCCCTCAAACGAAACAACCCCAACTGGACCCACGAAGACTGGGTGTTCAGCACACAAGACGGCAAACCCCTCAGCCAGAACAACATCCGCAAAGTCTTCAAAACCCTGCTCACCCAGGCAGGCCTCCCCAACTACCGGATTCACGACCTCCGGCACTCCTTCATCACCTACCTGATTCACAAAGGCCTCGACCCGAAAACGGTCTCCTCCATCGCAGGACACGCAGACACCCGCATGACCCTGGACATCTACACGCAAACCCAGGAGTCCAGAAAGCGCCTGGCGGCCACTGAAATTGCAGGCTTTGTGTCCGCACAAAACCCCGAACAGGGGGCAAACGGGGGGCAAAACAAAAAACCCAGAGTTTCATGACTCTGGGTTTCATGCGTTTGACACGCCGTTGATCTGGTGGGCAGTGAGGGATTTGAACCCCCGACCCTCCGCTTGTAAGGCGGACGCTCTACCGCTGAGCTAACTACCCGTGCCGTAAGCTCAAATATCTTATTAAAGGCGGCCCCTTTCGTCAACCCCAGGATGGAACAGCAGAAGGCAGAGATTCAGTGCTTTGCCTTCCGCCCGCAAGCACGTAGTCAGAGTCAAGAAGAAAGCAGAAGTCTGAAGGCAATCCTGGAGCATGGGCTTTTTCCAGCACAAAAAAGACTTGCGCTTTCACCCCAGAGGCAGCTTATTGAGAAGTGTGTATCGATTCCTATGCTCCAGGCACAATCAGGAGTAGACTGTTCTCTTGATGCAGGAGACGGCGATCGAAACCCAGGGGCTCAGGGTGCGCTTTGGTGATTTTGTGGCCCTGGACAACCTTACACTTCAAATCCCCAGCGGTGCGTTTCTGGCCGTGGTGGGTCCCAACGGTGCAGGCAAGAGCACCTTCATGAAAACCCTGCTCGGACTGGTCACTCCAGAGACCGGACAGGTGAAGGTTCTGGGCAGACCTCCCGGAGCTTTCCCGGACCAGATCGGGTATGTGCCCCAGATCAAGACCTTTGACCGTTCTTTTCCTGCGGTGGCCATCGAACTGGTGCTGTCTGGCGTGCGTCAGGCGTGGCCTGGACCACTCAGGGGTCCCGAGCGCAAACTGGCCATTGAAGCTTTAGAGCGTGTCGGAGCAGACCGACTGGCAGAACGGCCCCTGGGTCGCCTCTCTGGAGGGGAGCTTCAGAGGGTTTATCTGGCCCGTGCTCTGGTCCGAAGGCCGAAGCTCATCTTGCTGGATGAGCCCGCCACCGGAATTGATGCTCTGGGCGAGAAGGACATGTACCACATGCTGGAAGCCTACCGCAAGGAAAGTGCGGCCACCATCGCCATGATCACCCACGATTTTGATGTGGCCCGGTACCATGCTTCCTATGTCGTCGTGCTGAACCGCACCCTCTACGGATGTGGTCACCCCTCCACCGCCCTGTGCGAAGACTGCCTGTCGAGGGCCTATGGTCACGGTAAACACGGCCACAAGAGGACCCTGTAAATGGAGCACTGGTAATGGAACTCTTTCAGGACTTTCTGACCCTCCCCTTTCTGCAACGCGCCCTGATTGCTGGGATCGTGATCGGGCTGATGTGTGGGTATTATGGTGTTTTTATCGTGCAGCGTGGCCTGAGCTTTCTGGGAGATGGTCTGGCACACGCAGCTTTCGGAGGGGTGGCACTCGGTCTGCTGCTTGGGTGGACTCCTCTGTGGGTGGCCCTGCCCTTCACGGTGCTGGTCAGTCTGGGCATCACCTACCTCAGGGAAAAGACTGAACTCCAGGGAGACACTGCAATCGGAATCTTCTTCGCTGTGTCCGTGGCCCTGGGTGTGCTATTTTTGGGCCTGAAGAAGGACTACACCGCCGATGCCTTCAGTTACCTGTTCGGCAGCATTCTCAGCGTGGGTGTGACCGACCTCATTGTGATCGGGGTGCTGCTCCTGATCACGATTCTGCTTGTTCCCAGAACCTGGAAACAACTGGCCTACAGCACCTTTGACCCGGAACTGGCCGCTTCAGATGGGGTGAATGTCCGGGGACTAAATTACTTTCTGTCGGTGGTGCTTGCTGTCACAGTGGTGGTGAGTGTCAAGGTGATCGGCATTGTGATGGTGGCCTCTTTCCTGGTGATTCCCGCCGCCGCCGCCCGCCTTCGCAGCCGCACCCTCTACCAGATGACCCTGTGGTCTGCTGGACTTGCGGCCCTCGCCAGCATCATTGGACTGCTGGCTTCGTACCTGATCAACGTGCCCTCGGGCTCAACGATCATCCTTGCCCAGGCGCTCTTTTTCGTTCTGGCAGCTGTTCTTCCCAGACAATCCCGTACTTGACGCACGGATTTTACGGGTTTAAGGTGGTGTAAGCGTATGTGGATCTCGACCAAAGCACAGTACGGGCTGCGTGCCCTCATTGAAATCGGCAAAACCCCCACCCAGGCGGTTCCCCTCAAGGATGTGGCCGACAAGCAGGACATCAGCCAGCACTATCTGGAGCAGATTGCCTCCAACCTGCGCCGCGCAGGATTCATCCGCAGCGTGCGGGGTGCCCACGGGGGCTACAAACTGTCCCGCGCGCCAAAAGACATCCGTGCCTGGGATGTGGTCGTCACCATGGAAGGCAGCCTGGCCCCTGTGAGCTGCCTGGAAGACTCCGACTCCTGCACCAAAACCGGCAGTTGCGCCACCGAAGGGCTCTGGAAGCGTGTGGAAGACGCCGTGCGAGATGTCCTCTACAACACCACCCTCGAAGACCTGATCCAGGAGAACGTGCAGCTCGAACACAGCAGACTGGTTCAACTGGAACCTTTCTACGCACCGCAGTAAGCGATCAGCCATCAGCCGTCAGCTGTCAGCTTAAAAGCAAAAGACCAGAAATCTATAAGTTTCTGGTCTTCCTTTATTTGATGCATGGGCGAGGCATGACTTACCCTTTTTCGAATTCTGATCTTGCTGATGCCCTTATGTTTCACCTCAAGTCTCTCCTTACACGCCACCTTGCCTGTCCACTGCTGATGGCTGATCGCTGGCTGCTGACCGCTTTCCCACACAAAGTATGTTTTTGGTAAGGCATGATCTTTTATGCTGATTCACACGGGAGTAAACTGCTGTTATCAGCGAAGTTGGCAGAGGGGCATCCGTGACCCCGAAACCTGTTTTTGTTCTGGCCGCAGGAAGCGAGGTTCCTTGTGGCTGGACTCGGGTCTTCTCTTTCCCTTGCAGAGGAGCGTATGGTTCTTCACCTGCTGTTGGTCACTGCACTTGGCATGCTTGCCCTCCGGTACGCCGGTCAGCTTTACGTGCGCAGTTCTGGAACCCCTCAAACCCACCTGCTTGCAGGTCTGTATGTGCTTTTTGCGTTCATGAATTTTCTGGTGTTCATCAGCCAGCATGCAGGAAATGGGGCCTTGCAGGCCGCTGCCCTGACCCTGTTTTTCATTGCTCTGCCGCAGTTCATCTCGCGCATTTCTTACACCCTGATGTTCACCTTTCAGTCGGTGTACCACAAGCATCCCGAGCAGATGCACACCATCACCTACGCTGCCATGTCCTTGACAACCTTGCTGGCCGCCCTCAACATTCTGGGGGTGATGTTCACCGGAAAACTGGTGACAGATGGGCAGGGCCTTTTCCTGAACATGTTCTATGTTCTGGGCATCATTGGCTGGGTCTGCATTCTTTTGATGGTGCAGGGGGTTGCAGACAGTTTCCCTCACCAGCGGAAATATGCATTGCCTCTGATGGTCAGCGTGACATTCGGGCCTTTTCTGCTTGCACCGATCATGTCGGGGTTTTTTCACCTGAACGATGCCCTGGTGCTGTTTCTGACCTTCACTCCTGTGCTTCTGACCCTCACCCTTCTGGTGGACCGGGCAGGTCTGCTGAATCCTCCTTATTTCATGCCTGAGCGTGCCCTGCGTTTTGTTCCCAACCCGGTGATGGTGACAGACCCAGATGATCTCATCACCTGGATGAATGAGGAAGCCCGCAAACTGGACGCTGCCGAACTGGGCCGTCCTGCCCTCAGTGCCTTTTATTCCAGTGAGGAGTTCGTGACCGACCAGAACCAGTGGGAACCGGACCGGGAGTACCGTTACGTGCGGACCCGCTACAAGGAATACCTGCTGCGCAAGCAACCCATCAACAGCAACGAGCACGAACTGCTGGGATACCTGTACACCGCCCAGGAGGTCACGGTGGAGGACAAACTGGCCCAGCATTACCACGCTGCCAGAAACCACCACGTCCCCCCCATCAGACGCAATTACTCTGAACAGCAGGATTCCTGAGCTTCAGGCCCAGAAGAACTTGAGGGCATCCAGCAGGCGTCTCAACTGCCCTGAATCTCCAAAAGGCGAGGGAACCGTGTAACGCTTTTCTGCATGGTAGAGCCTCAGGTCCTGCAGGATGGCCCTCACCACGGGGTTATCATCAAAATACCCCTCAAGGCGGTACTGGTCCTCTCCGAGTTTCTGGAGGACCTCTTGCTGGGGAGCCCAGCCTCCCACGTAGGAACTGGAGTCTGGTTCTCCGGCTTCCATTTTGGTGTACACCCCTCCCCATGCCATCCCGGTCAGGTGACTGAAATCTATGCTGCAATGGTTGTTGAGGATGTCGTCATTGCGGTGGTAGGTGAATTCCATCTTCACCCTGTAGCGTCCGTTTTCGGGATAACCGGGAAATTCAGTGGCCTTGATCTCAAGCAAATCAATGTCAAGCATGGTGCTCTGAGTTTAAACAATGAAACGCCCAGCACAAATCCAGAAGCTGGCTTACAGGGCCTCTCGCAATTGACGGATGCCTTTTTCAATGGCCTGTGGAGCAAGGTGGGCATAGTTCAGGATGATGCCACTCTGGACCACCCGTGTGGCGTACCGACTCAGGAAGTCCACAGCAACCTTCGAGTGGAGTGAAGCGGCCCTAAGGTGCTCCTCGCTCCAGCTTTCTGGGAGAAAGGCACAGATGTGCAAGCCTGCGCCCGTGGTGGGAATGGTGAACTCTGGGAAATGCTTCCTCAGGGCAGACAGCAGGGTCTCATACCGCTCCAGAATGGTGGCTCTGGTTTTCTTGAGGTGCCGTGCAAAGCCCCCGGAGTGCAGAAAATCGGCAAGGGCCAGACTGTCGAGGGTCGGAGGTTGCCTGTCTGTGAGGTAACGGGTGGCAGAGAGAACCTCAATGATGGGGGCAGGAGCGACCAGAAAGCCACTTCTCAGGGCTGGAGACAGGCTCTTGGAGAAAGTGCCCACGTAGATCACCTGAGAGGGATTCAGGCCCTGCATGGCAGACAGGGGACGGGTGTCAAAGCGAAACTCCGAGTTGTAATCGTCTTCGACAATCCAGGCCCCTACACTTCTGGCCCAGTCCAGAATCCTGAGCCTTCTGGAGGCAGGCAGGATGGCCCCTGTGGGAAACTGGTGGGCTGGAGTGACATACAGCAGGTCTGCTTTTCTGGGAAGGAGTTCAGGGTTCAGGCCCTCATCGTCCACAGGAAGATAAAGGACCTCTGCACCAGAGGCCTCAAACACCCTTCTGGCTCCCAGGTATCCGGGATCTTCCATCACCACAGTTTTTCCTGGTTCCAGGAACACCCGGGCAAGGGCATCCAGGCTTCCCTGTGAGCCACTGGAGAGCATCACCATACCTGCAGTGGCCTTCACTCCTCTTTCTCTGGCCAGGTAACTGGAAATGGCTTCACGGGTCTCCAGAGGGCCCAGTTCGTCGCCATACTGTCCCATGCCGCCCTGCAAGGCTTTTGCCCTCTCACGCAGCGCACGTGCCCACGCCTCTGCAGGAAAAAACTCATTGGGAACATTGCCCAGACGGAAATCCACCTCAATCTGGTCGTAGGCAGGCCGCAGAGGGGTTTGCAGGGCACGAATGGCCCATTCGGTCAGTTTCAGGCCCGGAGCAGGAACATCCAGTGTCACTTCCGGGTTCACGCTGTGGGCAACATAAGTTCCACTGGCCGGACGGGTCTCGATGAACCCCTCCACCTCAAGAAGCTCGAAGGCTTCCAGCACCGTGTTTCTGGCCACCCCCCAGGTCTTTGCAAATTCCCTGCTGCTGGGCAACTTACTGCCCTCAGGAAGTGCGCCTGCCAGAATGGCCTCACGCAATGCCTGATACACCTGACGGTAGAGGGGTTCACTGGGGCTGGGGTTGAGGGGCGGCAGCATGGTCTCAGTTTATCGAGCTGAAGGCACAAAGCAGAAGGCAGAAGGCTAAAGAACCAGGGCAAGCACAAATTTGACAAATGTTGGATGTCACTGCAACAAGCCGTCAGCCGTCAGTGCTCAGCAGTCAGCACCAAAAGAAGGGATGTTCTCCATGAAGCCTGAAAAAGCTGTTTCACCGTTCAGCAAAATGATCTTTCCGTGGACTGCAGTAAAAGCATCCATCCATCTTTTGCGGATGGCTGATGGCTGATCACTCTGCACCATCCGCACGACTGGACGTTGCATTTATCCTGGCAAAAACCGCCCCCGAAGGAGCGGTTCTGTCTGAAAAGGTTCATCTGGATTTGGTCTTGAAACGCCGCTCCAGTTCATTGGTGAAGAAGGTCATGATGGTGGTCAGGAACAGGTAAATCGAGGCCGAGGTGAGGTAAGAAGGAATCACCAGGAAGGTCTGGCTTTTGAACCGGTCGATGGCGTTGGCCAGTTCCAGGGTGCCCACCACAGTGGCCAGCGAAGTGTCCTTCAACAGGGACACAATGTTGTTGACCAGCGGAGGAATGGAAACCCGCACTGCCTGCGGCAGGATCACAAGCCACATGGCCTGAACACCACTGAGGCCAAGTGAACGGGCTGCCTCGGTCTGCCCTCTGGGAATGGCCTGAATGGATGCACGGATGACTTCCGCATTGTAGGCCCCCTGGTTGAGCGCCAGAGCCACCATTGGAGCATAGAAATCAAAATCAGGAACGTCCACCACACTGGGAAAAAGAATCGGTGTGGCATTGAAAGCGAAAAGGATCTGCACAATCAGAGGGGTACCCCGAAACACCCACACATAAAAGGAGGCAATCCAGCGAAAAGGAGGAAACCCTGAGAGCTTGGCAATCCCGGTGACGGTTCCCAGAATGATGCCCAGAATCCCGGAGGTGACGGTGAGCAGCAGTGTGGTCTTGGTGGCATCCGCAAAGATCTGGGCATTGTCTGCAAAGGTCTGGGCATACTCCAGACCGAGCAGGCCTGGTACCGTTTTAACGCCATAACTGATCACGATCAGGGCAAGGGGAAAAGCCACCACGAGCCCCAGAAGCCACAGGGCATTGTTTAAAGTCGCGTTCTGTTCTTTCATATCGACATAAGGGAGGGAGGAGGTGGTCTCACCTCCTCCCTGTGGGAATCACTTGCAGCTGACGTCTGTACCGAAGTACTTCTTGCTGATCTTCGCGTAGGTGCCATCTTTGATGATGTCGGCAAGCGCACCGTTGAGGGCCTCGGTGACAGAGTCGTTGCCCTTGTTGACCACCATGGCGATTTCTTCTTTAAAGAGGAGGTCTCCGAGTTGCCATTTCACTTTGGGATTGGCTTTCTTGGCATCGAGCACCACGAACTTGTCACTGACCCAGGCGTCCACAGTCCCAGCGATCAGGGCGGCCACAGCATCGGTGTCTTTGGGGAAGGTTTTGACCTTCACGCCCTTGACTTTCTGCACGTTGGACAGGTAGCTGGTGCCCACCTGCACAGCGACGCGCTTGCCATTCAGCTGGGCAGCGGTCTTGATGTTGGGGGATTTGGAAACGATCTGGCCCCCGGTGCAGTAGTGGGGGTCAGAAAAGTCCACCACTTTGGCCCGCTCTTCGTTGATGCCGTGGGAGGCAATGGCGAAGTCGTAGCGGTTCTGGGTCACCCCAATGATCAGGGAGTCAAAGGGCTGGGTGATCCACTGGACCTTCAGGCCCAGCTTCTTGGCAATGGCATCCCCAATCTCCACTTCAAACCCGGTGAGTTTTTTCCCTTCAAAGTAATTAAACGGCTTGAAGGCACCCTCGGTCGCAATCTTGATGGTGCCAGCAGCCTTGATTTCGTCAAAGGTGCGGGCGCCAGCGGTGGCGGTAAGGAGGAGGGCACCTAACAGTAAAGCGGTCTTTTTCATGGGTACTCCTTTGATTCTGCGGTTTGGGACATTCTAGCACAGGTCGATAAACTCTTTTCCTGTCCTGAACGTGCGATTTGATTCAGCACAAGTTCAGGCAAACGGCAGGTCAATAGCTGATTTAGCTTAACACACGCCAGTAAAATTTGTATACAAAATTACCATATGAAAGGTGTATAGAACATGAATACTTGTTCTGGGTTCAAGAATGTGGGGACTGGGTGGGGTGAGGGGAGGACATCTGGCTTTGACAACATCAGCCGAGAGCCGAGAGCCGAGAGCCGAGAGCCGAGAGCCGAGAGCCGAGAGCAAGGTAAATTGCCAGGTTCTCTCTGTCAATGCATTTCTGATGTATTGGAGGCAGTTCTTTGTTTAACACAGGGACAGGAAGCTTTACCCAACAACCACTGGCATCTGGCTAAAGCCAAAGCTTCATGACCGCCCTCGGTTCTCGGCCCTGTGCCCTCAGCAAGCAAAAAGAAACCACCGCCTGAGCGGTGGTTTCTTTTTGCTTGCTGAATTTAGCGGGTCAGCGCCAGTTCGGTCTGCATGTCGAAGGCGTACAGACGGCTGCGGTCCACGAGCAGTTCGACCTGGTCACCGGGGCGCACAGGGGCGTGGCCGTCCACTTTGGCGATCAGGGTCTGACCACCAAGGTCCACAATCACGTCGGTCTGGGCACCGAGGGGCTCCACCACTTCCACGGTGGCGCGGATCACGTTGGTGGCGTCTTCGGGAATGGCGGTGTAACCCTTCATTCCGATGTGCTCAGGACGGATGCCCATCCAGACCTGTTTGCCTTCGTAGCCACGCAGGGACTGGGCGAGACCGCCAGCAGGCAGGATGGCGAAGCCCTGGCCGGTGAAACGTCCGCCCTGCACGGTGGCAGTGACGAAGTTCATGGAGGGGCTGCCGATGAATCCGGCCACGAATTTGTTCTTGGGGTTGTCGTACAGGTTGAGGGGGGTGTCCACTTGCTGGATCACTCCGTCACGCATGACGACGATGCGGGTTCCCATGGTCATGGCCTCGACCTGGTCGTGGGTCACGTAAATGACGGTGGCACCCAGACGGCGGTGAAGCTTGCTGATCTGTGAGCGCATTTCCACACGGAGCTTGGCATCCAGGTTGGAAAGGGGCTCGTCCATGAGGAACACTTTGGGTTCACGCACGATGGCGCGTCCCAGAGCCACACGCTGACGCTGACCCCCGGAGAGTTCCTTGGGCTTGCGGTCCAGCAGGTGCTCGATCTGCAGAATCTTGGCAGCTTCACGCACACGCTTGTCGATTTCGGCTTTGGGGGTCTTGCGCAGACGCAGACCGAAAGCCATGTTCTCGTACACGTTCATGTGGGGGTAAAGTGCGTAGTTCTGGAACACCATGGCGATGTCGCGGTCCTTGGGGGGAACGTCGTTCATCACACGGTCGCCAATGCGCAGGGTTCCGTCAGAGATGTCTTCCAGACCGGCGATCATTCGCAGGGTGGTGGACTTTCCGCAACCGGATGGACCGACGAACACCATGAATTCACGGTCATGGATGTGCAGGTTGAAATCGGTGACTGCGGTGACTTTGCCGTAGCGCTTGTAGACCTTCTCTAAGATTACGTCTGCCATGTTGTTATCCTCCCCCATGCTCTCACCCGTGAACTTCCTCGGGCGACTTGGGTGCGTTGCGATTGCCTGGTGCCTACGCT harbors:
- a CDS encoding RrF2 family transcriptional regulator, with product MWISTKAQYGLRALIEIGKTPTQAVPLKDVADKQDISQHYLEQIASNLRRAGFIRSVRGAHGGYKLSRAPKDIRAWDVVVTMEGSLAPVSCLEDSDSCTKTGSCATEGLWKRVEDAVRDVLYNTTLEDLIQENVQLEHSRLVQLEPFYAPQ
- a CDS encoding tyrosine-type recombinase/integrase, with the protein product MTQRKKLLKPRLHGEGQIRERSDGRLEYRFYVKDHSTGKSVRKSVIARTEKELLEKMRAAQIENAQGKNFQKLKITLEEWLTQHAESRKTSTRPNTQTQYGLYIKYISSIGKIPLQDVTTQILDNMYQEMARAGYSKSSITHTRSFINAAFKRAIKYGLLQHNPNTNTEIPAVQQTKIAKAVPQEEIHTLLEIAKTTRYYTLLYTIISTGMRHGEALGLKWSDFDWHEKSVTLERAVILVQHKVAVSGLKTSNSARTVYLHDHLIQVLQEHQQQQEALKRNNPNWTHEDWVFSTQDGKPLSQNNIRKVFKTLLTQAGLPNYRIHDLRHSFITYLIHKGLDPKTVSSIAGHADTRMTLDIYTQTQESRKRLAATEIAGFVSAQNPEQGANGGQNKKPRVS
- a CDS encoding metal ABC transporter ATP-binding protein; translation: MQETAIETQGLRVRFGDFVALDNLTLQIPSGAFLAVVGPNGAGKSTFMKTLLGLVTPETGQVKVLGRPPGAFPDQIGYVPQIKTFDRSFPAVAIELVLSGVRQAWPGPLRGPERKLAIEALERVGADRLAERPLGRLSGGELQRVYLARALVRRPKLILLDEPATGIDALGEKDMYHMLEAYRKESAATIAMITHDFDVARYHASYVVVLNRTLYGCGHPSTALCEDCLSRAYGHGKHGHKRTL
- the pdxR gene encoding MocR-like pyridoxine biosynthesis transcription factor PdxR gives rise to the protein MLPPLNPSPSEPLYRQVYQALREAILAGALPEGSKLPSSREFAKTWGVARNTVLEAFELLEVEGFIETRPASGTYVAHSVNPEVTLDVPAPGLKLTEWAIRALQTPLRPAYDQIEVDFRLGNVPNEFFPAEAWARALRERAKALQGGMGQYGDELGPLETREAISSYLARERGVKATAGMVMLSSGSQGSLDALARVFLEPGKTVVMEDPGYLGARRVFEASGAEVLYLPVDDEGLNPELLPRKADLLYVTPAHQFPTGAILPASRRLRILDWARSVGAWIVEDDYNSEFRFDTRPLSAMQGLNPSQVIYVGTFSKSLSPALRSGFLVAPAPIIEVLSATRYLTDRQPPTLDSLALADFLHSGGFARHLKKTRATILERYETLLSALRKHFPEFTIPTTGAGLHICAFLPESWSEEHLRAASLHSKVAVDFLSRYATRVVQSGIILNYAHLAPQAIEKGIRQLREAL
- a CDS encoding metal ABC transporter permease, with amino-acid sequence MELFQDFLTLPFLQRALIAGIVIGLMCGYYGVFIVQRGLSFLGDGLAHAAFGGVALGLLLGWTPLWVALPFTVLVSLGITYLREKTELQGDTAIGIFFAVSVALGVLFLGLKKDYTADAFSYLFGSILSVGVTDLIVIGVLLLITILLVPRTWKQLAYSTFDPELAASDGVNVRGLNYFLSVVLAVTVVVSVKVIGIVMVASFLVIPAAAARLRSRTLYQMTLWSAGLAALASIIGLLASYLINVPSGSTIILAQALFFVLAAVLPRQSRT
- a CDS encoding RNase H family protein, encoding MTTFTAYVDGSYSPEKHLAAAAWVILQDDEPIHQGKELVLEELSSRNITGELQAAIKVIDYCEAKGIQDITIFHDLEGTGYWARGEWKRKKPVTQAFYSRVQDSTVRINFQWIQGHSGHFWNETVDQMARKLLE
- a CDS encoding amino acid ABC transporter permease, with amino-acid sequence MKEQNATLNNALWLLGLVVAFPLALIVISYGVKTVPGLLGLEYAQTFADNAQIFADATKTTLLLTVTSGILGIILGTVTGIAKLSGFPPFRWIASFYVWVFRGTPLIVQILFAFNATPILFPSVVDVPDFDFYAPMVALALNQGAYNAEVIRASIQAIPRGQTEAARSLGLSGVQAMWLVILPQAVRVSIPPLVNNIVSLLKDTSLATVVGTLELANAIDRFKSQTFLVIPSYLTSASIYLFLTTIMTFFTNELERRFKTKSR